One region of Catenuloplanes indicus genomic DNA includes:
- a CDS encoding ferredoxin reductase, which yields MARAAIPGRLSWRTATLAEARAENASARTLVFDVPGWPGHLAGQHVDVRLTADDGYTAQRSYSMSAPADGERVEITVQTVADGEVSPYLVDVLAVGDAVELRGPIGGWFVWRPEQLDPVLLVAGGSGVVPLMAMIRARRRANNRSVFRLIYSVRTPDDVYYADELRRRARDDHGLEVTFVYTRFGADAHRITVADVNTHGWPAALEPACFVCGPTGFVETVADILVALGHDPRRVRTERFGPS from the coding sequence GTGGCGCGAGCAGCGATACCAGGGCGACTGAGCTGGCGTACGGCCACGCTGGCCGAGGCCCGGGCGGAGAACGCGTCCGCACGCACGCTGGTGTTCGACGTGCCGGGCTGGCCGGGGCATCTGGCCGGGCAGCACGTGGACGTGCGGCTCACCGCGGACGACGGGTACACGGCGCAGCGCAGCTACTCGATGTCGGCGCCGGCCGACGGCGAGCGCGTGGAGATCACCGTGCAGACCGTGGCGGACGGTGAGGTCTCGCCGTATCTGGTGGACGTGCTGGCCGTGGGCGACGCGGTGGAGCTGCGCGGCCCGATCGGCGGCTGGTTCGTCTGGCGGCCGGAGCAGCTGGACCCGGTGCTGCTGGTGGCCGGCGGGTCCGGTGTGGTGCCGCTGATGGCGATGATCCGGGCGCGGCGGCGGGCGAACAACCGCTCGGTGTTCCGGCTGATCTACTCGGTGCGGACGCCGGACGACGTGTACTACGCGGACGAGCTGCGCCGCCGGGCGCGGGACGACCACGGGCTGGAGGTCACGTTCGTCTACACCCGGTTCGGTGCGGACGCGCACCGGATCACGGTCGCGGACGTGAACACGCACGGCTGGCCGGCGGCGCTGGAGCCGGCCTGTTTCGTGTGCGGGCCGACCGGGTTCGTGGAGACGGTGGCGGACATCCTGGTCGCGCTCGGCCACGACCCGCGCCGGGTCCGGACCGAGCGGTTCGGCCCCAGCTAG
- a CDS encoding sulfite oxidase-like oxidoreductase has translation MATLSPGFRGRSREAEPKLPPGQYLTHDFPVLSAGPTPKIPTERYEFTIGTETGEKHSWSWDELLKLPAETPTVDIHCVTKWSKLGTSWKGVSLDTLFEDVESAADYAMAHSYGGYTTNLPLDDLLDGQSWLVYEFEGEPLHPEHGGPVRLLVPHLYFWKSAKWVRGISLMLDDEPGFWEAAGYHEYGDPWREQRYQGD, from the coding sequence ATGGCGACCCTCTCGCCCGGTTTTCGCGGCCGATCCCGCGAAGCGGAGCCGAAGCTTCCACCCGGGCAGTATCTGACACATGACTTTCCGGTGCTGTCCGCCGGTCCGACCCCCAAGATCCCGACCGAGCGGTACGAGTTCACGATCGGCACCGAGACCGGGGAGAAGCATTCCTGGTCCTGGGACGAGTTGCTGAAGCTGCCGGCGGAGACGCCGACGGTGGACATCCACTGCGTGACGAAGTGGTCGAAGCTGGGCACGTCCTGGAAGGGTGTCTCGCTGGACACGCTCTTCGAGGACGTGGAGAGCGCGGCCGACTACGCGATGGCCCACTCGTACGGCGGCTACACCACGAACCTGCCGCTGGACGACCTGCTGGACGGGCAGTCCTGGCTGGTCTACGAGTTCGAGGGCGAGCCGCTGCACCCGGAGCACGGCGGGCCGGTGCGGCTGCTGGTGCCGCACCTCTACTTCTGGAAGTCGGCGAAGTGGGTGCGCGGCATCTCGCTGATGCTGGACGACGAGCCGGGCTTCTGGGAGGCGGCCGGCTATCACGAGTACGGGGACCCGTGGCGCGAGCAGCGATACCAGGGCGACTGA
- a CDS encoding DUF305 domain-containing protein produces MSSATTSSEPSTDGSEEPSPARRLGTLWLALAIVAGLALGYTAGLLTPSVTAPGDDSVEAGFVRDMSTHHAQAVEMAMIMHTKAQDEQVASLAADIAITQQGQIGTMSAWLRDWNLNPTGEQPRMAWMPNSQGSLTNGLMPGMATPEQLTALRAATGVEAEKMFLDLMLTHHLGGIHMAEEVVDLSDNKDIDWLAGTMVASQQREIQAIQVIKTELPAN; encoded by the coding sequence ATGAGCTCCGCCACCACCTCTTCCGAGCCGTCCACGGACGGCTCGGAGGAGCCTTCCCCCGCCCGCCGTCTCGGCACCCTGTGGCTCGCGCTGGCGATCGTCGCCGGCCTGGCCCTCGGCTACACCGCCGGCCTCCTCACCCCGTCCGTCACCGCCCCCGGCGACGACTCGGTCGAGGCCGGCTTCGTCCGCGACATGTCCACCCACCACGCCCAGGCCGTGGAAATGGCCATGATCATGCACACCAAGGCCCAGGACGAGCAGGTGGCCTCCCTCGCCGCGGACATCGCCATCACCCAGCAGGGCCAGATCGGCACCATGAGCGCCTGGCTCCGCGACTGGAACCTCAACCCCACCGGCGAACAGCCCCGGATGGCCTGGATGCCCAACTCCCAGGGCAGCCTCACCAACGGCCTGATGCCCGGCATGGCCACCCCCGAGCAGCTCACCGCCCTGCGCGCCGCCACCGGCGTCGAGGCGGAAAAGATGTTCCTGGACCTGATGCTCACCCACCACCTCGGCGGCATCCACATGGCCGAGGAGGTCGTCGACCTGAGCGACAACAAGGACATCGACTGGCTGGCGGGCACGATGGTCGCCAGCCAGCAACGCGAGATCCAGGCCATCCAGGTCATCAAGACCGAGCTCCCGGCCAACTGA